Within the Synechococcales cyanobacterium T60_A2020_003 genome, the region CGCCGCCTTCCTGAGCGGTCTGGATACACACCTCGATGCCGTGGACGAGGTACGGCCGACAGGTACAAATATCAGAGCCAAACACATCCGAACCGTTGCACTCGTCATGGACCCGTAAGGCCAGTGGCGCATTGGGATCGGTAATTTTTGCGGGATCACCAATGATGTAGACGGTGGTCCCACCGATAGGAGGTAAGAAGACGTGCAGATCGGGACGAGTGACGAGTTCAGGAAACATGCCGCCCGTTTGCTGGAACAGGACGCGCCGCAAATCCCACTCATCGACCTGGAGCCGTTTGGCAATTCCGGGCAAGTGCCAGACCGGATCGATCGCGGCTTTGGTGACCACGAGATTACCGTCTTCTTTGAGGATGGTGCCGTCGGTGTGGAGCCGTCCCTGATCAATTTCGGCTTTCAGTTCGGGGATATTGATGTGGGCTTTGGTGATGGCGATCGTGGGTAGGATGTCGTACTCCGGTGAGTCGTAATGGGCAAACACGTCACCGACGATCGCCCCAAAGGGATCGAGGGACACGATTTTGTCCGGATCAGACCAACTGGGATGGGGGCCTAAGTCCACAACGGGTGCGGTGTTGGTTAAATCGGCTTTGTGGGCGGGGTCAAGCACACCTGTGGCAACGGCTAAGGCTCGGTACACTCCGTAGGAACCTGCAAAGGTGCCAATCACGTTGCGGTGGTTGTGGCTACGAGGCGAACCGATGATGGGGCCTCGCTCTTGCGGATCTGCAGCACCCCACTGGATCGGAATCACGGTATCCGTTGCGCCGTTGGTGTGGGAGGTGAGAATGATGTGTTTGGGTTTGCGGGGATTGCTGACCATAGTTGGCATGCACCAGGGTGTAGGAGTGGTACTGTATTTTAGACCGTTCGCTGAACTGTTGGGGATTTTAAGGCGATCGCTCTTAGCGCCATTCAACAGGTCAATCAAGGCATGAGTCTCAAGGATGCAGTGTTTCGTACCATGATTTAAGCCGCTGGATCTGTTCAGGTTGGCACAGATTGACTGATTTGGGTTGATTTTGAATGCGGAGCTTTCCCGGTATTTGGGAGGATATCGGTCGTTTGGGTATAGAGTTCTGGCTGCAAAAGGGCACCGTA harbors:
- a CDS encoding GTP cyclohydrolase II — protein: MVSNPRKPKHIILTSHTNGATDTVIPIQWGAADPQERGPIIGSPRSHNHRNVIGTFAGSYGVYRALAVATGVLDPAHKADLTNTAPVVDLGPHPSWSDPDKIVSLDPFGAIVGDVFAHYDSPEYDILPTIAITKAHINIPELKAEIDQGRLHTDGTILKEDGNLVVTKAAIDPVWHLPGIAKRLQVDEWDLRRVLFQQTGGMFPELVTRPDLHVFLPPIGGTTVYIIGDPAKITDPNAPLALRVHDECNGSDVFGSDICTCRPYLVHGIEVCIQTAQEGGVGIIVYCRKEGRALGEVTKFLVYNARKRQEGGDRADAYFLRTECVAGVQDMRFQELMPDVLHWLGITKIDRLVSMSQMKYNAITQSGIEVVQRIPLPPELIPADASVEIEAKKASGYYSENGVLSEEELSKIQGRIF